The Pseudomonadota bacterium genomic sequence AAAGATAGTTTCAACATCTTGACAAACAGCCATTCAGCGCTTAATATAGTAGCATAAACAAAAAAGTTCTTTATTATAAAGTCTGCTCATTTGGGGGCGAAACGGCTTCGACGGGGATAAAGAAGTCCAGGTTGCATACCGAGCGCCTGTCAGCTCGTAACAAGAGACGGGAAATAAAGATAATCGCAGACGATTATAATTACGCATTGGCCGCTTAGGGCCAACGTCCTGTCCTGTTTTTCCTGCGGATAAGATAAGGGCGTCGACTAGTAGGATAGATGAGTTGTACCACCTGTTGCAGACCATCGAAACAATAACAGGGTAGCCGGCTTATGCATCTTGCCTGAAGGAGGCATGATCTGGCGATATATAAATTTCAGGAAAAGTATGTAGACGCCTGTGCGGAAGATTTTCGGACGCGGGTTCAACTCCCGCCGCCTCCACCAAGACCTAATCCAATACAATCCAATTAAGTACATAACCCGTTAGAAATAACGGGTTTTTTATTGACATTTGTCCAATGACGTGCTATAAGGTTTATCTAAATCCAATGAATTTGGGGGTATATTTTAAGCAAATGTACCCCCAAGTCAAAACTGATACCCCCAAATATGGAGGAAATCCTTTATGGCACTAAGTGACGTCAAAATCCGTAATACTAAACCATCGAATAAGCAGATAAAGCTATTCGACGGTGATGGCCTTTTCCTTTTGGTTACTCCACAGGGTGGAAAATATTTCAGACTGAAGTATCGCTTTGAGAGAAAAGAGAAACTTCTTGCTTTGGGCACATATCCTGAAATCTCTCTTTCAGATGCCAGACAGCGAAGGGATGAAGCAAGAAGGCAGGTTGCGCATGGCATCGACCCCGGAGCCGTTCGTAAGGCCCAAAAGCAGGCAGAAACTGCTGAAACAGAAACATTTGAAGTTATAGCCCGTGAGTGGCATATCAAATTCACACCCACATGGACACCGGGCCATGCAAACACAATCATGGGTCGTTTGGAGCGTGATATCTTCCCATGGATTGGGAAAAAGCCAATTTCAGAGATCAAGGCCCCTGAACTTTTAGCAGTCCTTCGCAGGGTGGAAAGCCGGGGAGCTTTAGAGTCGGCACACCGGATCAGGACTATCGCCGGGCAGGTTTTTAGGTATGCTGTTGCCACAGGAAGGGCTGAACGCGATCCATCTGGCGATCTTAAAGGAGCATTACCACAACCGAGTGAAAAGCATCATGCAGCAATAACTAAATCTGAAGAGGTTGCACCACTTCTCAGGGCTATAGACGGTTATTCAGGGCATTTTGTCGTAAAGTGCGCCCTGAAGCTTGCCCCAATCTTTTTCGTTCGCCCTGGGGAGCTACGGCAAGCAGAGTGGGCAGAGGTTGATCTTGATGAAGCCGTCTGGAATATACCGAAGCACAAAATGAAGATGAAACAGGAGCACATTGTGCCTCTATGCCGTCAGGCTTTGGAGATATTAACTGAACTAAAAGAATTGACCGGTGCAAGCAAATATGTTTTCCCTTCGGGGAGATCATTTACAAGGCCAATGAGTAATAATGCAATATTAGCAGCGCTTCGGCGTATGGGATATGAAAAAGATGAAATGTCCGGTCATGGCTTCAGAGCAATGGCACGAACTATCCTTGATGAAGTGTTGCAGGTAAGGCCGGATTTCATAGAACATCAGCTTGCTCATGCTGTTAGAGACCCAAATGGTAGGGCTTATAATCGAACAGCTCACCTTGAGGAACGCAAGAAGATGATGCAGATGTGGGCAGATTATCTGGACGGATTAAAACAGGGGGCAAGGGTGTTGCCCATGCAGAAAAGGGCGTAACTATTTTCGGGGATAGGGAGGCCACCCGACAAGCTGTTT encodes the following:
- a CDS encoding integrase arm-type DNA-binding domain-containing protein, which produces MALSDVKIRNTKPSNKQIKLFDGDGLFLLVTPQGGKYFRLKYRFERKEKLLALGTYPEISLSDARQRRDEARRQVAHGIDPGAVRKAQKQAETAETETFEVIAREWHIKFTPTWTPGHANTIMGRLERDIFPWIGKKPISEIKAPELLAVLRRVESRGALESAHRIRTIAGQVFRYAVATGRAERDPSGDLKGALPQPSEKHHAAITKSEEVAPLLRAIDGYSGHFVVKCALKLAPIFFVRPGELRQAEWAEVDLDEAVWNIPKHKMKMKQEHIVPLCRQALEILTELKELTGASKYVFPSGRSFTRPMSNNAILAALRRMGYEKDEMSGHGFRAMARTILDEVLQVRPDFIEHQLAHAVRDPNGRAYNRTAHLEERKKMMQMWADYLDGLKQGARVLPMQKRA